The Aethina tumida isolate Nest 87 chromosome 6, icAetTumi1.1, whole genome shotgun sequence genome has a segment encoding these proteins:
- the LOC126265969 gene encoding uncharacterized protein LOC126265969: MSSNPIFDIYRKPTFDETIKKYEVHTYYPYVKSFNNNDSIEITINKSDSWLLMHEAAIVIAGTLEKTAGDGAVQLVNNAGAFLFDRITYSINGHEVDSVRDPGIVSTIRGYLCYDSIESKHLCIAGWNFPAAPIVNTSDGSFVMRIPLHHLLGVFNDYQLAQFGRQTIHLVRARSDNDCFITIDESGATTETVGKLTIKDVSLKVPILFPNDVLKLNLLEAIKSDRPIIIPFRKWNFNELPQLTANGRKEIWTVKTCTALESPRYIIVAFQTGRRGVSKKDPGYFDNIDLSDVRITLNGDYYPVERMQLDFSKNHFTEAHYNYTEFKNNFKNDHSLPKHPLLDYVSFKNHAIFVIDCSRRNEPLKSSTVDVKIDIEANSDFPHSTKAYCIIIHDCIVEHMPLSEIVRNLS; this comes from the coding sequence ATGTCGTCAAATCCAATTTTCGACATTTATCGAAAGCCCACTTTCGATGagaccattaaaaaatatgaagtgCACACCTATTACCCGTACGTAAAATCGTTCAATAACAATGATTCCAttgaaattactataaacaaatCAGACTCGTGGTTGTTGATGCACGAGGCCGCCATTGTTATTGCGGGAACGTTGGAAAAAACTGCCGGAGATGGAGCCGTTCAACTTGTCAATAATGCCGGCGCTTTTCTATTCGATAGAATTACTTATTCCATAAACGGTCACGAGGTGGACAGTGTACGTGATCCGGGCATTGTAAGCACAATAAGGGGGTATCTGTGCTACGATTCCATCGAATCGAAACATTTGTGCATAGCAGGATGGAATTTTCCTGCGGCACCAATTGTCAATACTAGTGATGGGTCCTTTGTTATGCGAATACCGCTGCACCATCTTTTAGGGGTATTTAACGATTATCAGTTGGCACAATTCGGCCGACAAACAATACATCTTGTCAGAGCCCGCAGTGATAATGATTGCTTTATTACTATAGATGAGTCAGGTGCTACGACAGAAACCGTTGGTAAACTGACGATAAAAGATGTTTCTTTAAAAGTACCAATTTTATTCCCAAACGatgtacttaaattaaatcttttggAAGCAATAAAATCCGATCGACCAATCATAATTCCATTTCGAAAGTGGAATTTTAACGAACTACCGCAGTTGACTGCGAACGGTAGAAAGGAAATTTGGACTGTGAAAACATGTACTGCTCTCGAGAGTCCTCGTTATATTATTGTTGCGTTTCAAACAGGTCGAAGAGGTGTGTCCAAGAAGGATCCCGGGTACTTTGATAACATTGATTTGTCCGATGTTCGAATAACCTTAAACGGTGATTACTATCCGGTGGAACGTATGCAACTcgatttttccaaaaatcattttaccGAAGCACATTACAACtatacagaatttaaaaacaattttaaaaatgatcattCGCTCCCTAAGCATCCCCTGTTGGATTATGTATCGTTCAAAAATCACGCTATATTCGTGATAGATTGTTCGCGACGAAATGAACCCTTAAAGTCGAGCACCGTAGACGTGAAAATTGATATCGAAGCCAATTCGGATTTCCCACATTCTACGAAAGCATACTGCATCATCATTCATGATTGTATTGTTGAGCACATGCCACTCAGTGAAATTGTGCGCAACTTGTCgtag